In Prunus dulcis chromosome 1, ALMONDv2, whole genome shotgun sequence, the following are encoded in one genomic region:
- the LOC117612351 gene encoding protein NPGR2-like isoform X2, with protein MRTKKWMNKRRFSIKGRLHKMLKCMRSGEQLRVDEIAHSSDSLATRDYSASGGYSGRAGEIETKVDNSNIEEAESSLRESGYLNYEEARALLGRLEYQKGNTEAALHVFEGIDIAAVIPKMKVSISRRCEPNRRRSQSDAVPPMSMHAVSLLLEAIFLKAKSLQGLGRFGEAAQSCKLILDTVESALPEGLPENFASDCKLQETVGKAVELLPELWILAGAPQEAILSYRQALLYHWNLDIEVTSKIEKEFAVFLLYSGCDANPPNLRSQMESSFVPRNNIEEAVLLLLILLRNFIAGRIEWDPSILDHLSFALSISGKIRALAHQIEELIPGIMGRQERYCTLALCYYGEGDDLVALNLLRNVLNNRENTDCILELLLASKICSENLVCIDDGTKYAYKALGRLDGKCSQMLSIANCLLGVSLSVKSRSVASDSERILKQSEALQALQSAEKIMRERSPYVVFHLCLEHADQRKLDFALYYAKQLLKLEAGSSTKAYTLLARILSAQKRFIDAETVINAALDQTGKWDQGELLRTKAKLHIAQGQLKNAIETYTHLLAVLQVRTKNLGAEKRLLKSRSEINRSLEMETWHDLANLYTSLSQWRDAEVCLSKSQAINPHSAPRWHSTGLLYEAKGLHQEALESFRKALDVEPTHVPSLISTACILRQFGGQSLPVVRSFLMDALRLDRGNPSAWYNLGLLYKADAGASALETAECFEAAAFLEEHAPIEPFR; from the exons ATGAGAACTAAAAAGTGGATGAATAAGAGAAGATTCAGTATTAAAGGGAGGTTGCATAAGATGCTCAAGTGTATGCGTTCAGGGGAGCAATTAAGGGTAGATGAAATTGCTCACTCATCTGACTCCCTGGCAACTCGGGACTATTCAGCTAGTGGTGGCTACTCCGGTCGAGCAGGTGAGATTGAAACAAAGGTGGATAATAGCAATATTGAAGAAGCTGAGTCTTCTTTGCGTGAGAGTGGTTATCTCAACTATGAG gAAGCAAGAGCTCTATTAGGAAGGCTTGAGTATCAAAAAGGTAACACAGAAGCTGCTCTTCATGTATTTGAAGGAATAGACATTGCTGCTGTGATTCCCAAGATGAAAGTCTCCATTTCTAGAAGATGCGAGCCCAACAGACGTCGTTCTCAAAGTGATGCTGTCCCACCCATGTCTATGCATGCTGTTAGTTTACTCCTTGAAGCTATTTTTCTTAAAGCAAAGTCATTACAGGGTCTTGGACGGTTTGGAG AAGCTGCTCAATCATGCAAACTTATTTTGGATACTGTGGAATCTGCATTACCAGAAGGCTTGCCTGAAAACTTTGCTTCTGATTGTAAATTGCAAGAGACTGTAGGCAAAGCGGTTGAGTTACTTCCAGAGTTGTGGATACTTGCTGGGGCTCCCCAGGAGGCTATCTTATCATACCGGCAGGCTCTCCTCTATCATTGGAATCTTGACATTGAAGTTACTTCAAAGATAGAAAAAGAATTTGCAGTTTTTCTTCTGTACAGTGGTTGTGATGCAAACCCTCCAAATCTACGTTCACAGATGGAAAGCTCCTTTGTGCCAAGAAACAATATAGAAGAGGCTGTTCTGCTGTTGTTGATTCTACTAAGGAATTTTATTGCTGGAAGGATTGAATGGGACCCATCAATCCTTGatcatctttcttttgccTTGTCCATTTCAGGGAAAATAAGGGCCCTAGCCCATCAGATTGAAGAATTGATTCCTGGAATTATGGGAAGACAAGAAAGATATTGCACCCTAGCACTCTGTTACTATGGGGAAGGTGATGACTTGGTTGCTTTAAATCTTTTAAGGAATGTTTTAAATAATCGAGAGAACACGGACTGCATTCTGGAATTATTACTGGCTTCTAAGATTTGCAGTGAGAATTTGGTTTGCATTGATGATGGGACCAAATATGCATACAAAGCACTTGGACGGTTGGATGGAAAATGCAGTCAAATGTTAAGTATTGCAAATTGCTTACTGGGTGTTTCCCTGTCGGTTAAATCCAGATCAGTCGCTTCTGATTCTGAAAGGATTTTGAAGCAGTCTGAAGCGTTACAAGCACTACAATCTGCTGAGAAAATTATGAGAGAGAGGAGTCCATATGTTGTATTTCATCTTTGTCTAGAACACGCTGACCAAAGGAAGTTAGATTTTGCACTTTATTATGCAAAGCAGCTATTAAAGCTTGAAGCTGGGTCCAGTACAAAAGCATATACTCTTTTGGCACGAATATTGTCAGCTCAAAAACGGTTCATTGATGCTGAGACTGTAATCAATGCTGCTCTAGATCAGACAGGGAAGTGGGATCAAGGAGAACTTCTGCGAACTAAAGCAAAACTCCATATTGCACAAGGCCAGCTGAAGAATGCCATAGAAACATATACTCATCTTCTGGCTGTTCTTCAAGTTCGGACTAAGAACTTAGGTGCTGAAAAGAGGCTTCTAAAG AGTAGGAGCGAGATTAATAGAAGCTTGGAAATGGAGACGTGGCATGATTTAGCTAATTTATACACAAGCTTGTCACAATGGCGTGATGCTGAGGTTTGTCTTTCAAAATCCCAGGCTATCAATCCTCATTCTGCTCCTAGATGGCATTCTACAG GTTTACTCTATGAAGCTAAGGGTCTCCACCAAGAAGCTTTAGAATCATTCAGGAAGGCATTAGATGTTGAACCCACTCATGTCCCAAGCTTGATATCCACTGCCTGTATTCTCAGACAGTTTGGTGGGCAATCATTGCCAGTAGTCAGAAGCTTTCTCATGGATGCACTACGACTTGACAGAGGAAACCCTTCTGCTTGGTACAATCTCGGGCTGCTCTACAAAGCCGATGCAGGGGCATCAGCACTGGAAACTGCTGAGTGCTTTGAGGCGGCAGCTTTCCTTGAAGAACATGCACCAATTGAACCCTTCCGATGA
- the LOC117612351 gene encoding protein NPGR2-like isoform X1: MRTKKWMNKRRFSIKGRLHKMLKCMRSGEQLRVDEIAHSSDSLATRDYSASGGYSGRAGEIETKVDNSNIEEAESSLRESGYLNYEEARALLGRLEYQKGNTEAALHVFEGIDIAAVIPKMKVSISRRCEPNRRRSQSDAVPPMSMHAVSLLLEAIFLKAKSLQGLGRFGEAAQSCKLILDTVESALPEGLPENFASDCKLQETVGKAVELLPELWILAGAPQEAILSYRQALLYHWNLDIEVTSKIEKEFAVFLLYSGCDANPPNLRSQMESSFVPRNNIEEAVLLLLILLRNFIAGRIEWDPSILDHLSFALSISGKIRALAHQIEELIPGIMGRQERYCTLALCYYGEGDDLVALNLLRNVLNNRENTDCILELLLASKICSENLVCIDDGTKYAYKALGRLDGKCSQMLSIANCLLGVSLSVKSRSVASDSERILKQSEALQALQSAEKIMRERSPYVVFHLCLEHADQRKLDFALYYAKQLLKLEAGSSTKAYTLLARILSAQKRFIDAETVINAALDQTGKWDQGELLRTKAKLHIAQGQLKNAIETYTHLLAVLQVRTKNLGAEKRLLKIVQSRSEINRSLEMETWHDLANLYTSLSQWRDAEVCLSKSQAINPHSAPRWHSTGLLYEAKGLHQEALESFRKALDVEPTHVPSLISTACILRQFGGQSLPVVRSFLMDALRLDRGNPSAWYNLGLLYKADAGASALETAECFEAAAFLEEHAPIEPFR; encoded by the exons ATGAGAACTAAAAAGTGGATGAATAAGAGAAGATTCAGTATTAAAGGGAGGTTGCATAAGATGCTCAAGTGTATGCGTTCAGGGGAGCAATTAAGGGTAGATGAAATTGCTCACTCATCTGACTCCCTGGCAACTCGGGACTATTCAGCTAGTGGTGGCTACTCCGGTCGAGCAGGTGAGATTGAAACAAAGGTGGATAATAGCAATATTGAAGAAGCTGAGTCTTCTTTGCGTGAGAGTGGTTATCTCAACTATGAG gAAGCAAGAGCTCTATTAGGAAGGCTTGAGTATCAAAAAGGTAACACAGAAGCTGCTCTTCATGTATTTGAAGGAATAGACATTGCTGCTGTGATTCCCAAGATGAAAGTCTCCATTTCTAGAAGATGCGAGCCCAACAGACGTCGTTCTCAAAGTGATGCTGTCCCACCCATGTCTATGCATGCTGTTAGTTTACTCCTTGAAGCTATTTTTCTTAAAGCAAAGTCATTACAGGGTCTTGGACGGTTTGGAG AAGCTGCTCAATCATGCAAACTTATTTTGGATACTGTGGAATCTGCATTACCAGAAGGCTTGCCTGAAAACTTTGCTTCTGATTGTAAATTGCAAGAGACTGTAGGCAAAGCGGTTGAGTTACTTCCAGAGTTGTGGATACTTGCTGGGGCTCCCCAGGAGGCTATCTTATCATACCGGCAGGCTCTCCTCTATCATTGGAATCTTGACATTGAAGTTACTTCAAAGATAGAAAAAGAATTTGCAGTTTTTCTTCTGTACAGTGGTTGTGATGCAAACCCTCCAAATCTACGTTCACAGATGGAAAGCTCCTTTGTGCCAAGAAACAATATAGAAGAGGCTGTTCTGCTGTTGTTGATTCTACTAAGGAATTTTATTGCTGGAAGGATTGAATGGGACCCATCAATCCTTGatcatctttcttttgccTTGTCCATTTCAGGGAAAATAAGGGCCCTAGCCCATCAGATTGAAGAATTGATTCCTGGAATTATGGGAAGACAAGAAAGATATTGCACCCTAGCACTCTGTTACTATGGGGAAGGTGATGACTTGGTTGCTTTAAATCTTTTAAGGAATGTTTTAAATAATCGAGAGAACACGGACTGCATTCTGGAATTATTACTGGCTTCTAAGATTTGCAGTGAGAATTTGGTTTGCATTGATGATGGGACCAAATATGCATACAAAGCACTTGGACGGTTGGATGGAAAATGCAGTCAAATGTTAAGTATTGCAAATTGCTTACTGGGTGTTTCCCTGTCGGTTAAATCCAGATCAGTCGCTTCTGATTCTGAAAGGATTTTGAAGCAGTCTGAAGCGTTACAAGCACTACAATCTGCTGAGAAAATTATGAGAGAGAGGAGTCCATATGTTGTATTTCATCTTTGTCTAGAACACGCTGACCAAAGGAAGTTAGATTTTGCACTTTATTATGCAAAGCAGCTATTAAAGCTTGAAGCTGGGTCCAGTACAAAAGCATATACTCTTTTGGCACGAATATTGTCAGCTCAAAAACGGTTCATTGATGCTGAGACTGTAATCAATGCTGCTCTAGATCAGACAGGGAAGTGGGATCAAGGAGAACTTCTGCGAACTAAAGCAAAACTCCATATTGCACAAGGCCAGCTGAAGAATGCCATAGAAACATATACTCATCTTCTGGCTGTTCTTCAAGTTCGGACTAAGAACTTAGGTGCTGAAAAGAGGCTTCTAAAG attgTACAGAGTAGGAGCGAGATTAATAGAAGCTTGGAAATGGAGACGTGGCATGATTTAGCTAATTTATACACAAGCTTGTCACAATGGCGTGATGCTGAGGTTTGTCTTTCAAAATCCCAGGCTATCAATCCTCATTCTGCTCCTAGATGGCATTCTACAG GTTTACTCTATGAAGCTAAGGGTCTCCACCAAGAAGCTTTAGAATCATTCAGGAAGGCATTAGATGTTGAACCCACTCATGTCCCAAGCTTGATATCCACTGCCTGTATTCTCAGACAGTTTGGTGGGCAATCATTGCCAGTAGTCAGAAGCTTTCTCATGGATGCACTACGACTTGACAGAGGAAACCCTTCTGCTTGGTACAATCTCGGGCTGCTCTACAAAGCCGATGCAGGGGCATCAGCACTGGAAACTGCTGAGTGCTTTGAGGCGGCAGCTTTCCTTGAAGAACATGCACCAATTGAACCCTTCCGATGA
- the LOC117616622 gene encoding 60S ribosomal protein L14-1-like → MPFKRYVEIGRVALVNYGEDYGKLVVIVDVLDQNRALVDAPDMVRSQMNFKRLSLTDIKIDIKRVPKKKELLAAMEAADVKKKWENSSWGRKLIVQKRRAALNDFDRFKLMLAKIKRAGLVRTELAKLKKESAS, encoded by the exons ATG CCTTTCAAGAGATACGTCGAGATCGGGAGGGTGGCTCTCGTTAACTACGGCGAGGACTATGGGAAACTCGTCGTCATTGTCGACGTCCTTGACCAGAACCGA GCTCTTGTTGATGCCCCTGATATGGTGAGATCCcaaatgaatttcaagagACTTTCCCTAACTGACATCAAAATTGACATCAAAAGGGTCCCCAAGAAGAAGGAACTGCTTGCTGCCATGGAGGCTGCTG ATGTGAAGAAGAAGTGGGAGAATAGCTCTTGGGGTAGGAAGCTGATTGTTCAGAAGAGAAGGGCAGCTCTTAATGACTTTGATCGATTCAAGCTCATGCTCGCTAAGATTAAG AGAGCTGGGCTGGTGAGAACCGAGCTTGCAAAACTGAAGAAGGAGAGTGCATCTTAG
- the LOC117615671 gene encoding translation initiation factor eIF-2B subunit beta-like, which produces MAEVQGLVNDFATKLSKRKVEGSRETARMTAELLRTVISQQKMTSSTNHAAVLIDAVRGVGRRLIDANPVELAVGNIVRRVLYIIREEELSLQAGELTLSSQGSDREIDEEDDKLFLSSAATYQRILHPPSLATLLGSKPETPPACHPSASRNHDIEGKADKSPSSLTLKRHIMEAVNDLIEDIKTCHEQIADQAVELIHQHEVVLTLGHSRTVKKFLCAAKEKKRSFQVVVAEGAPKYLGHVLAKGLAAKGLQTTMIADSSVFAMISRVNMVVVGVHAVMANGGVVAPVGMNMVALAARKHAVPFVVVAGTYKLCPLYPNNPEVLLNDMRCPSELLSFGEFSDCVDFSIGSEAPLLHVLNPAFDYVPPELVSLFVTDTGGHTPSFIYRLISEFYSADDLALQQKLLPESEHSNSI; this is translated from the exons ATGGCCGAGGTCCAAGGTCTCGTCAATGACTTTGCCACTAAGCTCAGCAAACG GAAGGTGGAGGGTTCGAGGGAGACTGCTCGGATGACGGCGGAGTTGCTTCGGACGGTAATATCGCAACAGAAGATGACATCATCCACAAACCATGCCGCCGTTCTTATTGACGCCGTCAGAGGTGTTGGCCGGCGGCTTATTGATGCTAATCCTGTTG AACTTGCTGTCGGGAACATTGTGAGGCGTGTTTTGTATATTATTAGAGAGGAGGAGCTTTCACTTCAAGCTGGAGAATTGACTTTATCCTCTCAAGGCAGTGATAGAGAAATTGATGAGGAAGATGATAAACTTTTCCTGTCGTCTGCTGCTACTTATCAAAGAATTCTGCATCCACCTTCATTGGCTACGCTGCTTGGGAGCAAACCCGAAACACCACCAGCTTGCCATCCTTCAGCTTCAAGGAATCATGATATTGAGGGAAAAG CTGATAAAAGTCCAAGCAGCTTGACATTGAAGCGCCATATCATGGAGGCAGTAAATGATCTCATTGAAGATATAAAAACTTGCCATGAGCAGATTGCAGATCAGGCAGTGGAGCTAATCCATCAGCA CGAGGTGGTACTAACCTTAGGCCACTCAAGAACTGTGAAGAAATTCCTATGTGCTGCGAAGGAGAAGAAACGATCGTTCCAGGTGGTCGTTGCTGAGGGTGCTCCAAA GTATCTTGGACATGTTCTTGCAAAAGGGCTGGCTGCAAAAGGTTTACAAACTACAATGATTGCCGACTCTTCAGTGTTTGCCATGATTTCACGAGTAAACATG GTTGTAGTTGGGGTTCATGCTGTGATGGCCAATGGTGGAGTCGTAGCTCCTGTTGGCATGAACATGGTTGCACTTGCTGCAAGAAAGCATGCTGTTCCATTTGTCGTGGTTGCTGGCACTTATAAG TTGTGTCCTTTGTATCCAAATAATCCGGAGGTTTTGCTGAATGATATGAGATGCCCATCGGAACTCTTATCTTTTGGGGAATTCTCAGATTGCGTGGATTTTAGTATTGGCAGCGAAGCTCCTCTTCTTCATGTTCTTAATCCTGCATTTGATTATGTGCCACCAGAACTAGTCAGTCTTTTTGTCACTGATAC TGGGGGGCATACTCCATCATTCATCTATAGGCTCATTTCTGAATTTTACTCTGCTGATGATTTGGCTCTGCAACAAAAACTGCTTCCTGAAAGTGAACATTCTAATTCCATATAG